From Daucus carota subsp. sativus chromosome 6, DH1 v3.0, whole genome shotgun sequence, the proteins below share one genomic window:
- the LOC108224688 gene encoding probable hexosyltransferase MUCI70, whose protein sequence is MFSNNNSISINVSDEDSDNHAEKLRLRARRKRKKSAPRGTCKLLSRLLRRWWPVFLFLPAAGLLVFEASSLGRKHTPSINSNIATQKTHELITEKKSQTNLNRLDPTTRVVAGVRERCLKLLPQEELQRLEIPVKKVFVDPIKKLTYISESDTPDNVQTRQPMDTSRFNLFTGNQSFEQREHSFKIVNEMSRVHCGFYSKDGGFIISDDDKSFMQTCKVVVSTCTFGGGDDLYQPIGMSESSLQRVCYVAFWDEITLAAQEVAGHKVGKDHFIGKWRIVLVQNLPFSDQRLNGKIPKMLAHRLFPQASYSIWVDSKSQFRRDPLGVLEALLWRSNSILAISEHGARSSVYDEAKAVVKKNKATPEEVEIQLSQYRLDGLPEDKRFNGKKALSEASIIVREHTPSTNLFMCLWFNEAVRFTSRDQLSFPYVLWRLKVLKNINMFPVCTRKDLVNSMGHIRKAKPLVT, encoded by the exons ATGTTCAGCAATAACAACAGCATCTCAATCAATGTCTCCGACGAAGACTCCGACAATCACGCCGAGAAGTTGCGTCTCCGAGCCAGACGCAAACGCAAGAAATCTGCGCCACGTGGCACCTGTAAATTACTCTCCCGCCTTCTCCGTCGCTGGTGGCCGGTGTTTCTCTTCCTTCCGGCCGCCGGACTTCTCGTTTTCGAGGCCTCTAGTTTAGGTCGCAAGCACACTCCTTCAATTAACTCGAATATCGCGACTCAGAAAACGCACGAGTTGATTACAGAGAAAAAATCGCAGACGAATTTGAATCGGTTAGATCCAACTACTCGAGTTGTTGCCGGTGTTAGAGAAC GTTGTTTGAAGCTTCTTCCGCAGGAAGAACTTCAACGGTTGGAAATCCCAGTTAAAAAGGTGTTTGTCGATCCTATCAAAAAATTGACATACATATCGGAAAGCGATACACCTGATAATGTTCAAACTCGTCAGCCGATGGATACCTCAAGATTTAATCTGTTCACTGGAAACCAATCTTTTGAGCAAAGAGAGCATTCTTTTAAAATT GTGAATGAAATGTCCAGGGTGCATTGTGGTTTCTATAGTAAGGATGGTGGGTTTATAATCTCTGACGATGACAAAAGTTTCATGCAAACATGCAAAGTAGTTGTATCTACTTGCACTTTTGGTGGCGGAGATGACCTTTATCAACCTATTGGAATGTCAGAGTCATCACTTCAGAGG GTTTGCTATGTGGCATTTTGGGATGAAATCACACTGGCTGCACAAGAAGTAGCAGGGCACAAAGTTGGCAAGGACCACTTCATTGGAAAGTGGCGCATCGTGTTAGTTCAAAATCTTCCTTTCAGTGACCAGAGGTTGAATGGTAAAATCCCAAAG ATGCTGGCTCATCGTCTCTTTCCTCAAGCAAGCTATTCTATCTGGGTAGACTCAAAATCTCAGTTTAGGAGGGATCCTCTCGGTGTGCTGGAAGCTCTTCTTTGGCGTTCGAATTCTATACTTGCAATATCGGAACATGGAGCTAGAAGTAGTGTTTATGATGAGGCAAAGGCTgttgtaaaaaaaaacaaagccaCCCCCGAAGAAGTGGAGATACAACTGTCTCAATACCGCCTAGATGGCCTTCCAGAAGATAAGAGGTTTAATGGAAAAAAAG CTCTCTCTGAGGCCTCAATAATTGTACGGGAACACACACCATCAACTAATCTGTTCATGTGCCTTTGGTTTAATGAAGCGGTTCGTTTCACTTCTCGTGATCAACTGAGTTTTCCATATGTTCTCTGGCGGTTGAAAGTGTTGAAGAATATTAATATGTTCCCTGTTTGCACTCGGAAAGATCTTGTTAATAGCATGGGACACATAAGGAAGGCCAAGCCTCTAGTAACTTAA
- the LOC108227035 gene encoding pterocarpan synthase 1, translating into MLPKIIFCTGVLLATLIVILLAVFSPVVHRKPVKNSTSPVMAFSLYLQQPQLSSSNPHTVASPDAGALIFHRTLTVGPEKTSLVVGKAQGFMIPVEQFAQSAFNLIYFTFDTPEYSGSLSVQAKNFGHKDRDELVVVGGTGSFAFARGIAVFQQTELEEGSASHITYKIKLKLEYPE; encoded by the coding sequence ATGCTTCCAAAGATCATTTTTTGCACCGGGGTTCTTCTGGCCACGCTTATAGTTATACTCCTTGCAGTATTTTCTCCAGTAGTCCACAGAAAGCCAGTAAAGAATTCTACAAGCCCAGTGATGGCTTTTTCCTTGTACCTTCAACAACCTCAACTTTCAAGTTCCAATCCCCACACTGTGGCCTCACCAGATGCTGGAGCATTAATCTTTCATCGCACCCTCACTGTCGGTCCAGAGAAAACGTCACTGGTAGTCGGAAAAGCACAAGGCTTCATGATCCCTGTTGAACAATTCGCTCAGTCTGCGTTCAATCTTATTTATTTCACATTCGACACACCTGAATATTCAGGAAGCCTCAGCGTCCAGGCCAAGAATTTCGGCCACAAGGACAGAGATGAACTCGTAGTGGTAGGTGGCACGGGCTCTTTTGCTTTTGCACGCGGTATTGCAGTTTTTCAGCAGACAGAATTAGAAGAAGGTTCTGCATCCCATATAACATACAAAATCAAACTGAAACTAGAATATCCCGAATAA
- the LOC108225270 gene encoding exocyst complex component SEC3A isoform X2, with amino-acid sequence MAKSSADDAELRRACEAAVEGTKHRVVMSIRVAKIQAAQGVWAKSARLGRGGGGGMAKPRVLAICTKQKPQRTKAFLRVLKYSSGGVLEPAKIYKLKHLSKVEVVSEDPSGCTFQLGFDNLKNHSMAPPHWTMRNVDDRNRLVMCIFNICKDALGHVPKVVGIDIVEMALWAKDNTPAVTNQQKVQDGSQVQKSEEVEDNAMRVTVEKELVSQAEEADMEALLGTYVMGIGEAEAFSERLKRELQALEAANVHAIMESEPLLEEVLEGLEATSNCVDDMDEWLTIFNVKLRHMREDIESIETRNNKLEMQSVNNKALIEELDKLLARLRITPEHATCLTEGSFEETPMAENIEACEWLTSALRSLQAPNLDPCYEKTLAVKEKRAELQILRSTFVQRASEFLRICFANLVDFMLSDKNYFSQRGQLKRPDHSDLRYKCRTYARLLQLLKYLDKNCLAPLRKAYCSSLNLLLRREAREFSNELRASTKVPKNPTVWLEGFIGSGQSANNVDTSNVSEAYNKMLTIFVPLLVDESTFFAHFMCFEVPGLAPPGGPANGKNESNDDDANDDNLGIKDINDSDNKKGNQISELPALNESLRDLLDGLQEDFHAVVDWAFKIDPLRCISMHGITERFLSAEKADAAGYVRLLLDDLEDRIATQFSRFVDEASHQIEKNEKNVRQSGVLPYIPRFAALATRMEQYIQGQSRDLVDQAYTKFVSIMFVTLDKVAQADPKYADIFLLENYAAFQNSLYDLANVVPTLAKFYHQASESYEQACTRHISVIIYYIEDLMYTITPEEIPFQLGLSKGELRKVVKSSLSGVDKSIMAMYKKLQKNLTSEELLPSLWDKCKSEFLTKYDSFAQLVAKIYPTEKIPSVSEIQDILASM; translated from the exons ATGGCGAAATCAAGCGCGGACGACGCAGAGCTACGTCGAGCATGCGAGGCGGCAGTCGAAGGCACGAAACACAGGGTGGTTATGTCTATACGCGTCGCCAAGATCCAAGCTGCCCAGGGTGTTTGGGCTAAATCCGCCAGATTAGGTCGTGGTGGTGGTGGCGGCATGGCTAAACCTAGAGTCCTCGCCATCTGTA CAAAGCAAAAACCACAGCGAACTAAAGCTTTTCTTCGAGTCTTGAAATATTCCAGTGGAGGAGTTCTTGAG CCTGCAAAAATATACAAGTTAAAACACCTCTCAAAGGTGGAAGTTGTGAGCGAAGACCCAAGTGGATGTACATTTCAGCTG GGGTTTGATAACCTTAAAAACCATAGTATGGCTCCACCTCATTGGACTATGCGTAATGTTGATGACAG AAACCGTCTTGTCATGTGCATTTTTAACATCTGCAAAGACGCATTAGGCCATGTCCCTAAAGTTGTCGGTATAGATATTGTAGAGATGGCTCTTTGGGCAAAG GATAATACACCTGCAGTCACTAATCAGCAGAAAGTCCAAGATGGATCACAAGTACAAAAATCTGAGGAGGTGGAAGACAATGCCATGAGAGTGACTGTTGAAAAAGAGCTCGTGTCTCAAGCCGAAGAAGCTGACATGGAGGCCCTTTTAGGCAC CTATGTTATGGGAATTGGCGAGGCAGAGGCTTTTTCAGAGCGTTTGAAGCGTGAACTTCAAGCTTTAGAAGCTGCGAATGTGCATGCCATTATGGAGAGTGAACCTTTGTTAGAAGAG GTACTGGAGGGACTCGAGGCTACCTCCAATTGTGTGGATGATATGGATGAATGGCTCACCATATTTAATGTAAAACTTAGACACATGAGAGAGGACATTGAGTCG ATAGAAACTCGCAATAACAAACTGGAAATGCAGTCTGTAAATAATAAAGCTTTGATTGAGGAACTTGATAAGCTTCTTGCAAGATTACGTATCACTCCTGAg CATGCGACCTGTCTGACGGAAGGTTCATTTGAAGAGACACCGATGGCTGAAAATATTGAGGCATGTGAGTGGCTAACTAGTGCTTTACGCAGTCTGCAGGCACCTAATCTGGATCCCTGTTACGAGAAAACGCTAGCT GTCAAAGAGAAACGGGCAGAACTTCAAATATTGAGAAGTACCTTTGTCCAGAGAGCATCTGAGTTCTTGAGAATCTGTTTTGCCAATTTGGTGGATTTTATGTTAAGTGATAAGAATTACTTTTCTCAG CGGGGACAATTGAAGAGGCCTGATCATTCTGATCTGAGATATAAATGCAGAACATATGCTCGCCTTCTGCAGCTGCTAAAG TACCTTGATAAAAATTGCCTGGCCCCATTAAGAAAGGCTTATTGTAGCTCACTGAATTTGCTTCTACGACGTGAG GCACGTGAATTTTCAAATGAACTTCGTGCTAGTACAAAAGTGCCAAAAAATCCAACTGTGTGGCTTGAAGGTTTCATAGGTTCTGGTCAAAGTGCGAATAATGTTGATACTTCTAATGTATCAGAGGCTTATAATAAAATGCTGACAATATTTGTCCCACTCCTGGTAGATGAG AGTACCTTTTTTGCACACTTCATGTGTTTCGAAGTTCCCGGACTTGCTCCGCCAGGTGGTCCTGCCAATGGCAAGAATGAATCTAATGATGATGATGCCAATGATGATAATTTAGGAATAAAGGACATTAATGATAGTGACAACAAAAAGG GTAATCAAATTTCGGAGCTGCCAGCACTAAATGAGTCACTTCGTGATTTGCTTGATGGATTACAA GAAGACTTCCATGCTGTGGTAGATTGGGCATTTAAGATTGATCCTTTGCGGTGCATATCTATGCATGGAATTACAGAGCGGTTTCTATCTGCTGAGAAGGCTGATGCTGCAGGATATGTGCGACTCTTGCTTGATGACCTTGAAGATAGAATTGCTACGCAGTTTTCTCGT TTTGTAGATGAAGCTTCTCACCAAAtagaaaaaaatgagaaaaatgttCGGCAGTCGGGTGTCCTGCCATACATACCAAG GTTTGCAGCACTTGCGACCAGGATGGAACAGTACATCCAGGGACAATCTAGGGATCTAGTTGACCAGGCTTACACTAAATTT GTAAGCATAATGTTCGTGACTTTGGACAAAGTTGCTCAGGCAGATCCCAAATATGCTGATATATTCCTTCTAGAGAATTATGCTGCATTTCAGAATAG TCTGTATGATCTGGCTAATGTTGTGCCAACTTTAGCGAAATTTTATCACCAAGCAAGTGAATCTTATGAACAAGCTTGCACACGCCATATCAGTGTGATCATATATTAT ATTGAGGACTTAATGTACACGATTACACCAGAAGAG ATCCCTTTTCAACTTGGATTGTCAAAAGGAGAGCTGCGGAAGGTGGTTAAATCCAGTTTATCCGGG GTTGATAAGTCCATCATGGCAATGTATAAGAAGTTGCAGAAGAACTTAACCTCAGAGGAATTGCTTCCTTCTTTATGGGACAAGTGCAAG AGTGAATTTCTGACCAAGTATGACAGCTTTGCTCAGCTTGTGGCAAAGATATACCCCACTGAAAAAATACCATCTGTATCAGAAATACAAGACATTTTGGCATCAATGTAG
- the LOC108225270 gene encoding exocyst complex component SEC3A isoform X1, with product MAKSSADDAELRRACEAAVEGTKHRVVMSIRVAKIQAAQGVWAKSARLGRGGGGGMAKPRVLAICTKQKPQRTKAFLRVLKYSSGGVLEPAKIYKLKHLSKVEVVSEDPSGCTFQLGFDNLKNHSMAPPHWTMRNVDDRNRLVMCIFNICKDALGHVPKVVGIDIVEMALWAKDNTPAVTNQQKVQDGSQVQKSEEVEDNAMRVTVEKELVSQAEEADMEALLGTYVMGIGEAEAFSERLKRELQALEAANVHAIMESEPLLEEVLEGLEATSNCVDDMDEWLTIFNVKLRHMREDIESIETRNNKLEMQSVNNKALIEELDKLLARLRITPEHATCLTEGSFEETPMAENIEACEWLTSALRSLQAPNLDPCYEKTLAVKEKRAELQILRSTFVQRASEFLRICFANLVDFMLSDKNYFSQRGQLKRPDHSDLRYKCRTYARLLQLLKYLDKNCLAPLRKAYCSSLNLLLRREAREFSNELRASTKVPKNPTVWLEGFIGSGQSANNVDTSNVSEAYNKMLTIFVPLLVDESTFFAHFMCFEVPGLAPPGGPANGKNESNDDDANDDNLGIKDINDSDNKKGNQISELPALNESLRDLLDGLQEDFHAVVDWAFKIDPLRCISMHGITERFLSAEKADAAGYVRLLLDDLEDRIATQFSRFVDEASHQIEKNEKNVRQSGVLPYIPRFAALATRMEQYIQGQSRDLVDQAYTKFVSIMFVTLDKVAQADPKYADIFLLENYAAFQNSLYDLANVVPTLAKFYHQASESYEQACTRHISVIIYYHFERLFQFARKIEDLMYTITPEEIPFQLGLSKGELRKVVKSSLSGVDKSIMAMYKKLQKNLTSEELLPSLWDKCKSEFLTKYDSFAQLVAKIYPTEKIPSVSEIQDILASM from the exons ATGGCGAAATCAAGCGCGGACGACGCAGAGCTACGTCGAGCATGCGAGGCGGCAGTCGAAGGCACGAAACACAGGGTGGTTATGTCTATACGCGTCGCCAAGATCCAAGCTGCCCAGGGTGTTTGGGCTAAATCCGCCAGATTAGGTCGTGGTGGTGGTGGCGGCATGGCTAAACCTAGAGTCCTCGCCATCTGTA CAAAGCAAAAACCACAGCGAACTAAAGCTTTTCTTCGAGTCTTGAAATATTCCAGTGGAGGAGTTCTTGAG CCTGCAAAAATATACAAGTTAAAACACCTCTCAAAGGTGGAAGTTGTGAGCGAAGACCCAAGTGGATGTACATTTCAGCTG GGGTTTGATAACCTTAAAAACCATAGTATGGCTCCACCTCATTGGACTATGCGTAATGTTGATGACAG AAACCGTCTTGTCATGTGCATTTTTAACATCTGCAAAGACGCATTAGGCCATGTCCCTAAAGTTGTCGGTATAGATATTGTAGAGATGGCTCTTTGGGCAAAG GATAATACACCTGCAGTCACTAATCAGCAGAAAGTCCAAGATGGATCACAAGTACAAAAATCTGAGGAGGTGGAAGACAATGCCATGAGAGTGACTGTTGAAAAAGAGCTCGTGTCTCAAGCCGAAGAAGCTGACATGGAGGCCCTTTTAGGCAC CTATGTTATGGGAATTGGCGAGGCAGAGGCTTTTTCAGAGCGTTTGAAGCGTGAACTTCAAGCTTTAGAAGCTGCGAATGTGCATGCCATTATGGAGAGTGAACCTTTGTTAGAAGAG GTACTGGAGGGACTCGAGGCTACCTCCAATTGTGTGGATGATATGGATGAATGGCTCACCATATTTAATGTAAAACTTAGACACATGAGAGAGGACATTGAGTCG ATAGAAACTCGCAATAACAAACTGGAAATGCAGTCTGTAAATAATAAAGCTTTGATTGAGGAACTTGATAAGCTTCTTGCAAGATTACGTATCACTCCTGAg CATGCGACCTGTCTGACGGAAGGTTCATTTGAAGAGACACCGATGGCTGAAAATATTGAGGCATGTGAGTGGCTAACTAGTGCTTTACGCAGTCTGCAGGCACCTAATCTGGATCCCTGTTACGAGAAAACGCTAGCT GTCAAAGAGAAACGGGCAGAACTTCAAATATTGAGAAGTACCTTTGTCCAGAGAGCATCTGAGTTCTTGAGAATCTGTTTTGCCAATTTGGTGGATTTTATGTTAAGTGATAAGAATTACTTTTCTCAG CGGGGACAATTGAAGAGGCCTGATCATTCTGATCTGAGATATAAATGCAGAACATATGCTCGCCTTCTGCAGCTGCTAAAG TACCTTGATAAAAATTGCCTGGCCCCATTAAGAAAGGCTTATTGTAGCTCACTGAATTTGCTTCTACGACGTGAG GCACGTGAATTTTCAAATGAACTTCGTGCTAGTACAAAAGTGCCAAAAAATCCAACTGTGTGGCTTGAAGGTTTCATAGGTTCTGGTCAAAGTGCGAATAATGTTGATACTTCTAATGTATCAGAGGCTTATAATAAAATGCTGACAATATTTGTCCCACTCCTGGTAGATGAG AGTACCTTTTTTGCACACTTCATGTGTTTCGAAGTTCCCGGACTTGCTCCGCCAGGTGGTCCTGCCAATGGCAAGAATGAATCTAATGATGATGATGCCAATGATGATAATTTAGGAATAAAGGACATTAATGATAGTGACAACAAAAAGG GTAATCAAATTTCGGAGCTGCCAGCACTAAATGAGTCACTTCGTGATTTGCTTGATGGATTACAA GAAGACTTCCATGCTGTGGTAGATTGGGCATTTAAGATTGATCCTTTGCGGTGCATATCTATGCATGGAATTACAGAGCGGTTTCTATCTGCTGAGAAGGCTGATGCTGCAGGATATGTGCGACTCTTGCTTGATGACCTTGAAGATAGAATTGCTACGCAGTTTTCTCGT TTTGTAGATGAAGCTTCTCACCAAAtagaaaaaaatgagaaaaatgttCGGCAGTCGGGTGTCCTGCCATACATACCAAG GTTTGCAGCACTTGCGACCAGGATGGAACAGTACATCCAGGGACAATCTAGGGATCTAGTTGACCAGGCTTACACTAAATTT GTAAGCATAATGTTCGTGACTTTGGACAAAGTTGCTCAGGCAGATCCCAAATATGCTGATATATTCCTTCTAGAGAATTATGCTGCATTTCAGAATAG TCTGTATGATCTGGCTAATGTTGTGCCAACTTTAGCGAAATTTTATCACCAAGCAAGTGAATCTTATGAACAAGCTTGCACACGCCATATCAGTGTGATCATATATTAT CATTTTGAACGTCTGTTCCAATTTGCTCGAAAGATTGAGGACTTAATGTACACGATTACACCAGAAGAG ATCCCTTTTCAACTTGGATTGTCAAAAGGAGAGCTGCGGAAGGTGGTTAAATCCAGTTTATCCGGG GTTGATAAGTCCATCATGGCAATGTATAAGAAGTTGCAGAAGAACTTAACCTCAGAGGAATTGCTTCCTTCTTTATGGGACAAGTGCAAG AGTGAATTTCTGACCAAGTATGACAGCTTTGCTCAGCTTGTGGCAAAGATATACCCCACTGAAAAAATACCATCTGTATCAGAAATACAAGACATTTTGGCATCAATGTAG
- the LOC108226592 gene encoding uncharacterized protein LOC108226592 produces the protein MATNITRLLGNNRAYSHGTAYVFNSRTTTMESTSFSVLSKMGFRGEKCAVGGEGENKPAMALNASVALAGRASTAKTQTIEEVKLAFILANVSALVFHGLKAIASRPRTWRTHIQTLIERVVINSRFFTMLAVAGTLLGSVLCFLEGCFIIIESYLQYLHALSHGSGSDHGHHMVQLLIEAMDMYLVGTAMLIFGTGLHVMFVGTNFKGKGSTVLPESNFFGLFHLQKLPTWIGMKSIAQAKTKIGHALMMILQVGVMEKFKSIPLITGLDLACFAGALFISSASIFLLSRLTTSVASNAASNKNVAQESTSL, from the exons ATGGCCACCAATATTACCAGATTATTAGGGAATAATAGAGCTTACAGTCATGGTACAGCATATGTTTTCAACTCCAGAACCACAACAATGGAATCCACAAGTTTTAGTGTTCTAAGCAAGATGGGTTTTCGAGGTGAGAAGTGTGCTGTTGGTGGAGAAGGTGAAAACAAGCCTGCAATGGCACTAAACGCGTCGGTTGCCCTTGCAGGCAGAGCATCTACAGCCAAAACACAGACGATTGAAGAAGTAAAATTAGCTTTTATATTGGCAAATGTTAGTGCTTTGGTTTTTCATGGTTTGAAGGCGATTGCTTCTAGACCAAGGACATGGAGAACGCATATTCAGACGTTAATTGAAAGG GTTGTTATCAACAGCAGGTTCTTCACGATGTTGGCTGTCGCAGGAACTTTGCTTGGTTCAGTATTATGCTTTCTGGAG GGCTGCTTCATTATAATAGAGTCATATTTGCAGTATCTTCATGCTCTCTCTCACGGGTCAGGCTCAGATCATGGTCATCATATGGTACAACTACTGATCGAAGCTATGG ATATGTATTTAGTTGGAACAGCAATGCTTATATTCGGCACAGGATTGCATGTAATGTTTGTGGGAACTAACTTCAAAGGAAAAGGATCCACAGTTCTTCCAGAATCAAATTTCTTTGGCCTTTTCCATCTCCAG AAACTGCCAACATGGATCGGCATGAAATCGATAGCGCAGGCAAAGACAAAAATAGGGCATGCACTGATGATGATATTACAAGTAGGAGTCATGGAGAAGTTCAAGAGCATACCTCTGATCACTGGTTTAGATCTGGCCTGTTTTGCTGGAGCTCTCTTCATTTCCTCTGCTTCCATCTTCCTTCTTTCCAGATTGACTACTTCTGTTGCTTCCAATGCGGCATCAAACAAGAACGTAGCCCAGGAATCTACATCACTTTAA